One window of Candidatus Cloacimonadota bacterium genomic DNA carries:
- a CDS encoding carbohydrate ABC transporter permease, with amino-acid sequence MRNTLTTTLIYLFLIIFGFTMIVPFIWMLSTSLMTQNEFNKNDSIFIPKEEYHVWKDGGTEHKVVLVETKGQRAVIHVLDAEGQISKEYEEYKEVPAKEVKLIRKKPSFHFENYVKAFNKVPFATYFANTIFVSIVTLAGVLVTSVLAAYAFARLDFKGKDFIFYLFLSMMMVPEPIYIISSYIMLDKFNWLDTYNALIIPWCVNIFTIFLFRQHFKSLPQELFDAASIDGCSTFGMLTRIILPLSKGVIATAAVFSLIGSWNSFMWPLVMTDRPELRVLQVGLSYFNQEASTQTTLLMAASTFSILPILIIFFIAQKQIIVSYAKAGLKD; translated from the coding sequence ATGAGAAACACCCTGACCACTACCCTGATCTACCTGTTTCTGATCATCTTCGGTTTCACGATGATCGTGCCCTTCATCTGGATGCTTTCTACTTCGCTGATGACCCAGAACGAATTCAACAAAAACGACTCCATCTTCATCCCCAAGGAAGAATACCACGTTTGGAAAGATGGAGGCACCGAGCACAAGGTGGTCCTGGTGGAAACCAAAGGCCAAAGAGCCGTGATCCACGTTCTGGATGCCGAAGGCCAGATATCCAAAGAATATGAAGAATATAAAGAGGTTCCTGCCAAAGAGGTGAAGCTGATACGCAAGAAACCCAGCTTCCACTTCGAAAACTACGTGAAGGCCTTTAATAAAGTGCCCTTTGCTACCTATTTCGCGAACACCATCTTCGTATCCATCGTAACCTTGGCGGGGGTGCTGGTCACTTCGGTGCTGGCTGCCTACGCCTTTGCCCGCCTGGATTTCAAGGGCAAGGATTTTATCTTTTACCTTTTCCTGAGCATGATGATGGTGCCGGAGCCGATCTATATCATCTCATCCTACATAATGCTGGATAAGTTCAACTGGCTGGATACCTACAACGCCCTGATCATTCCCTGGTGCGTAAACATCTTCACCATCTTTCTCTTCCGCCAGCACTTCAAATCGCTGCCCCAGGAACTCTTCGACGCCGCTTCCATTGATGGCTGCAGCACCTTCGGGATGCTCACGCGCATCATCCTGCCTCTCTCCAAGGGCGTAATCGCTACCGCTGCCGTCTTTTCCCTGATCGGCAGCTGGAACAGCTTCATGTGGCCTTTGGTGATGACGGACCGGCCAGAACTGCGGGTCTTGCAGGTGGGATTGAGCTACTTCAACCAGGAGGCGTCCACCCAGACGACCCTGCTGATGGCAGCCTCCACCTTCAGCATCCTCCCCATCCTGATAATCTTCTTCATCGCGCAAAAGCAGATCATCGTCAGCTACGCCAAGGCCGGCCTCAAAGACTGA
- a CDS encoding sugar ABC transporter permease, translated as MKTKRKIEPYLYLLPALLLLLLFRFIPIIMSFVISFFKFGVTDFGEFQGFANYSRLFADKEFWQSMMNTLWLVLIAVPASIVLPLIFAQLLNQIKWLSGFFRTIYFMPFVTSLVAVSIVWKIIFSEQAGLANTILQWLGMKPQLWLAEPRGIFTLLFESMGVTIPAWMGGPSLALFSIIIMTVWKGLGYNTIIYLSGLQNISKAYYEAASIDGAGKLRQFFKITVPLISPTTFYVLLMTTIVSFQTFAQIYMMTDKGGPLGTTKLIVYYIYEKGFDKLDMGYASAAAIILFIVILGLTLLQRRLESKVNY; from the coding sequence ATGAAAACCAAGCGCAAGATCGAGCCTTACCTCTATCTTCTGCCCGCGTTGCTGCTTTTGTTGCTGTTTCGCTTCATTCCCATCATCATGTCCTTTGTGATCAGCTTCTTCAAGTTCGGCGTCACGGATTTCGGCGAGTTCCAGGGTTTTGCCAACTACAGCCGTCTCTTTGCCGACAAGGAGTTCTGGCAATCGATGATGAACACCCTCTGGCTGGTGCTGATCGCGGTTCCTGCCAGCATTGTGCTGCCGCTGATCTTCGCCCAGCTTCTCAACCAAATCAAGTGGCTGAGCGGGTTTTTCCGCACGATCTATTTCATGCCTTTCGTCACCTCCCTGGTGGCGGTTTCAATCGTTTGGAAAATCATCTTCTCGGAGCAGGCCGGACTGGCCAATACCATCCTGCAATGGCTGGGAATGAAGCCGCAGCTTTGGCTGGCGGAACCCAGGGGCATCTTCACCCTGCTCTTTGAAAGCATGGGGGTAACCATCCCTGCCTGGATGGGCGGGCCTTCGCTGGCGCTGTTTTCCATCATCATCATGACTGTGTGGAAAGGCCTTGGCTACAACACCATCATCTACCTTTCCGGCTTGCAAAATATCTCCAAAGCCTATTACGAAGCTGCCTCCATCGACGGAGCCGGAAAGCTGCGCCAGTTCTTCAAAATCACCGTTCCCCTGATCTCGCCAACCACCTTCTACGTGCTGTTGATGACCACCATCGTAAGCTTCCAGACCTTCGCCCAGATCTACATGATGACGGATAAAGGCGGCCCTCTGGGCACCACCAAGCTCATCGTTTATTACATCTACGAAAAGGGCTTCGACAAGCTTGACATGGGCTATGCCAGCGCTGCCGCCATTATCCTTTTCATTGTGATCCTGGGCCTTACCCTATTGCAGCGCCGTCTGGAATCGAAGGTTAATTACTGA
- a CDS encoding DUF2723 domain-containing protein: MNKRKVDVRHIKRQIQKSEASKKEKPEYQVPTKAVVMNDFQFRPQPLQNPKTNLIVAWAVFAIALIVYLLTQARTTSFWDSGEYATCISSLGVPHPPGNPFYIIFGRAMAILLGGIFYHAWIAAFISGLYSAFAVMFTYLITVQLTSMFRIKDWEAMFAGVVAALLTAFSFTFWMNAVEAEVYSGLAFFVTIIIWLTLWWVQHSREFRHQNVLLLIVYLFFLGFGVHQTALQIAPAILFIVVYPLLAQGTKSSSFWYKFFGYGFALILSYLVFGAIGKSVGMDSMDQIGLMLCIIVLMVVELHKVFDRRIWILSILLAVVGISSHIYIPIRAADKPFINLGDPSTTQRFQEYIQRKQYKAETETSMFDRRGAFVKHQMGFHFLRYFGWQWFKQDAVVRTTKLPDIVVNIFAGLYVAFLGLFGAVFHYRKNKHSFFYLLAIIFCVTLLMVFVMNLSDEEVRDRDYFFVMAYNMWAIWMGIGALALLSLFKNKALRTAVVALMLLLPLLNMAVQYREHDRSREFIALDYGVNFLNSVEDNAIIFTNGDNDTYPLWYAQTVKDPYAKEYHHQTRDIFPTEASRAAIAKAAEYKRTRLKGIRKDVTIANLSLLNTSWYVRQLRDQEGVNISWSEEEINSLDDRAGGYIPYLARKYVTFDAGDPQGEQKFTMKYAQSREESNQTGDFMPIRASDFSVLQIVEDNFGKRPIYFAVTCESNVGFDEYLRSEGMVSRVTHIRSKTRREAVDLPRLLTNIDKVYQYRSIDDERVFKDENMTRLITNYGSGFARAALEFSRAGKFEKALAYADKAKRFIDGELRLTEFWVHYYAGTGQIAKLDEFVDKNILPHQDAIRIYNSYVLNTMATEYPRYFPRYMRKLLLAFPNEIDLAQLALYYGYNYDLIPQVQSTLDSLMAENRLTYNMQDLNNYLAQGHEEEVADTL; this comes from the coding sequence ATGAATAAAAGAAAAGTTGACGTCCGCCATATCAAGCGGCAGATTCAGAAAAGCGAAGCATCCAAAAAGGAAAAGCCTGAGTATCAGGTTCCCACCAAAGCGGTGGTGATGAATGACTTCCAGTTCCGTCCTCAGCCCCTGCAAAATCCCAAAACCAACCTCATCGTGGCCTGGGCGGTTTTTGCCATCGCCCTCATCGTTTATCTGCTCACCCAGGCCCGCACCACCTCCTTTTGGGACAGCGGCGAATACGCCACCTGCATCAGCAGCCTGGGTGTGCCCCATCCTCCTGGAAACCCTTTCTACATAATATTCGGGCGGGCCATGGCAATACTGCTTGGTGGAATTTTCTACCACGCCTGGATCGCGGCTTTCATCTCCGGCCTATACAGTGCTTTTGCCGTGATGTTCACCTATTTGATCACGGTTCAGCTCACCAGCATGTTCCGGATCAAGGATTGGGAAGCCATGTTCGCCGGCGTGGTGGCAGCCCTGCTCACCGCCTTTTCCTTCACCTTCTGGATGAACGCTGTGGAAGCCGAGGTCTATTCCGGGCTGGCCTTCTTCGTCACCATCATCATCTGGCTTACGCTCTGGTGGGTTCAGCACTCGAGGGAGTTCCGCCATCAGAATGTGCTGCTGCTGATCGTTTACCTCTTCTTCCTGGGCTTTGGCGTGCACCAGACAGCGCTACAGATAGCGCCAGCCATCCTTTTCATCGTGGTCTATCCACTTTTGGCGCAGGGAACCAAATCAAGCTCCTTCTGGTATAAATTCTTCGGTTACGGCTTTGCCCTGATTCTCAGTTACCTCGTTTTCGGCGCAATAGGAAAAAGCGTGGGCATGGATTCCATGGACCAGATCGGCCTGATGCTCTGCATCATAGTGCTGATGGTGGTGGAACTGCACAAAGTCTTTGACCGCCGCATTTGGATACTGAGCATCCTGCTGGCGGTGGTGGGGATTTCCTCCCACATCTACATACCAATCCGCGCTGCCGACAAGCCTTTCATCAACCTCGGCGATCCCAGCACCACCCAGCGCTTTCAGGAATACATCCAGCGCAAGCAGTACAAAGCGGAAACCGAAACCTCGATGTTCGACCGCCGCGGCGCTTTCGTGAAGCACCAGATGGGCTTCCATTTCCTGCGCTACTTCGGTTGGCAGTGGTTCAAACAGGACGCAGTGGTGCGCACCACCAAGCTGCCCGACATCGTTGTGAACATCTTTGCCGGCCTGTACGTGGCTTTCCTGGGTCTCTTCGGCGCCGTTTTCCACTACCGGAAAAACAAACACAGCTTCTTCTACCTTTTGGCTATCATCTTCTGTGTAACGCTGCTGATGGTCTTTGTGATGAACCTTTCCGACGAAGAGGTGCGTGACCGCGATTACTTTTTCGTGATGGCTTACAATATGTGGGCGATTTGGATGGGCATCGGCGCGCTGGCCCTGCTAAGCCTTTTCAAGAACAAGGCGCTCCGAACGGCAGTGGTGGCTTTGATGCTGCTCCTGCCCCTGCTCAACATGGCCGTGCAGTACAGGGAACATGACCGTTCCCGCGAATTTATTGCCCTCGATTACGGCGTGAACTTCCTCAATTCAGTTGAGGACAACGCCATCATCTTCACCAACGGCGACAACGACACCTATCCCCTTTGGTATGCCCAGACCGTGAAGGACCCTTATGCCAAGGAATACCATCACCAAACCCGTGACATCTTCCCCACCGAAGCTTCCCGGGCCGCCATTGCCAAAGCGGCGGAGTACAAAAGAACCCGCCTGAAGGGCATCCGCAAAGACGTCACCATTGCCAACCTCTCCCTGCTCAACACATCCTGGTATGTGCGCCAACTGCGTGACCAGGAAGGCGTGAACATCAGTTGGAGCGAGGAAGAGATCAATTCCCTGGACGACAGGGCCGGAGGCTACATACCCTATCTGGCCAGGAAATACGTCACATTTGACGCCGGTGATCCCCAGGGAGAGCAGAAGTTCACCATGAAATACGCCCAAAGCCGCGAGGAAAGCAATCAAACCGGAGATTTCATGCCCATCCGCGCCTCCGATTTCTCCGTTCTCCAGATCGTTGAAGACAATTTCGGCAAGCGTCCCATCTATTTTGCCGTCACCTGCGAATCCAACGTGGGTTTCGATGAATACCTGCGCAGCGAAGGGATGGTCTCACGTGTAACCCACATCCGCTCCAAAACAAGAAGGGAGGCTGTGGACCTGCCCCGTCTGCTCACCAACATCGACAAGGTTTACCAGTACCGCTCCATCGACGACGAACGAGTTTTCAAAGACGAAAACATGACGCGTCTCATCACCAACTACGGTTCCGGTTTTGCCCGCGCTGCTTTGGAATTTTCACGAGCCGGTAAGTTTGAAAAAGCCCTTGCCTATGCCGACAAAGCCAAAAGATTCATCGACGGTGAACTCCGCCTCACGGAGTTTTGGGTGCACTACTATGCCGGCACCGGCCAGATCGCCAAGCTGGACGAATTTGTGGATAAAAACATCCTGCCCCACCAGGACGCCATTCGCATCTACAACAGTTATGTGCTGAACACCATGGCCACGGAATATCCGCGCTATTTTCCCCGTTACATGAGAAAACTGCTGCTGGCCTTCCCCAACGAGATCGACCTTGCCCAACTGGCCCTCTATTACGGCTACAACTACGACCTGATTCCCCAGGTGCAGAGCACTCTCGACTCCCTGATGGCCGAAAACAGGCTCACGTACAACATGCAGGACCTGAACAACTATCTTGCCCAAGGCCATGAGGAAGAAGTCGCTGACACCTTATAA